A portion of the Candidatus Polarisedimenticolaceae bacterium genome contains these proteins:
- a CDS encoding UbiA family prenyltransferase: MSRFGLYVRFTRPFTLMPPLLGVVSGAITAWGSASNPHVLAGLPRQWTWSIVSTIVLGSLCAALLNAASNVINQVYDLENDRINKPERPLCTGEISVRAAWWYSVALYVVAVLPTWLVVIWPARTLAEKAAAELHLHQCFFIYIAGMIFTFIYSAPAWGRTKANAFLANLTIAIPRGCLLKVAGWSMVASVFHVEPWFIGTIFFLFLIGAATTKDFSDMKGDEAAGCRTLPIRYGVRNAARMIAPFFVFPWLLIPIGAFVPDPFWPDHTILTGNKGMLVALGALLSVWGAYTVYLILKNPDDLATTENHPSWTHMYLMMMAAQVGFALAYLV, from the coding sequence GTGAGTCGCTTCGGGCTTTACGTCCGCTTCACACGCCCGTTCACCCTGATGCCTCCGCTTCTGGGGGTGGTCTCCGGCGCGATCACCGCATGGGGATCGGCGTCGAACCCCCACGTCCTCGCGGGTCTCCCCCGCCAGTGGACCTGGAGCATCGTCTCGACGATCGTCCTCGGCTCGTTGTGCGCCGCGCTCCTCAACGCCGCCTCGAACGTCATCAACCAGGTCTACGACCTCGAGAACGACCGAATCAACAAGCCCGAGCGGCCGCTTTGCACCGGGGAGATCTCCGTGCGCGCGGCGTGGTGGTACTCGGTCGCGCTCTACGTCGTCGCCGTGCTCCCGACGTGGCTCGTCGTGATCTGGCCCGCGCGGACGCTCGCCGAGAAGGCGGCCGCCGAGCTCCATCTGCACCAGTGTTTCTTCATCTACATCGCCGGGATGATCTTCACGTTCATCTACAGCGCGCCGGCGTGGGGTCGGACGAAGGCGAACGCGTTCCTCGCGAACCTCACGATCGCGATCCCGCGCGGTTGCCTGCTGAAGGTCGCCGGCTGGTCGATGGTCGCGTCGGTCTTCCACGTCGAGCCGTGGTTCATCGGGACGATCTTCTTCCTCTTCCTGATCGGCGCCGCGACGACCAAGGACTTCTCGGACATGAAGGGGGACGAGGCGGCCGGCTGCCGGACCCTTCCCATCCGCTACGGCGTGCGGAACGCGGCCCGGATGATCGCGCCGTTCTTCGTCTTCCCGTGGCTGCTGATCCCGATCGGGGCGTTCGTGCCCGATCCGTTCTGGCCCGACCACACGATCCTGACGGGAAACAAGGGGATGCTCGTGGCCCTGGGCGCGCTCCTGTCGGTCTGGGGGGCCTACACCGTCTACCTGATCCTGAAGAACCCGGACGACCTGGCCACGACCGAGAACCACCCGTCGTGGACGCACATGTACCTGATGATGATGGCGGCGCAGGTCGGGTTCGCCCTGGCGTACCTCGTCTAA
- the grpE gene encoding nucleotide exchange factor GrpE, translating to MNDTNEKDEPTIKVEDRRFWARGETDEPETPPAANPELEAALARAEAAEKRLYDLSAAVTQMRQEQEAMRQRVERDLDRRVAGKFGDVVEGVLQALDDLDLAIEHAKGNPAAEAFAHGAAIARDRFVAALQRGGVERMDLDGTEFDPNVAEALAAEPVEDPSKHHTVLRTMRPGYRLGDRVLRAARVIVGRA from the coding sequence ATGAACGACACCAACGAGAAGGACGAGCCGACGATCAAGGTCGAGGACCGGCGTTTCTGGGCCCGGGGCGAGACCGACGAGCCCGAAACGCCTCCCGCGGCGAACCCCGAGCTCGAGGCCGCCCTCGCCCGCGCGGAGGCCGCCGAGAAGCGCCTGTACGACCTGAGCGCGGCGGTCACGCAGATGCGTCAGGAGCAGGAGGCGATGCGCCAGCGTGTCGAGCGCGACCTCGACCGGCGCGTCGCCGGCAAGTTCGGCGACGTCGTCGAGGGGGTCCTTCAGGCGCTCGACGACCTCGACCTCGCGATCGAGCACGCGAAGGGGAACCCCGCCGCGGAGGCCTTCGCGCACGGCGCCGCCATCGCGCGGGACCGGTTCGTCGCCGCCCTGCAGCGCGGCGGCGTCGAGCGTATGGACCTGGACGGCACGGAGTTCGACCCGAACGTCGCCGAGGCGCTCGCCGCCGAGCCGGTGGAGGACCCGTCGAAGCATCACACGGTCCTCCGGACGATGCGACCCGGGTACCGGCTCGGCGATCGGGTCCTGCGCGCGGCCCGCGTGATCGTGGGTCGCGCGTGA
- a CDS encoding NAD-dependent epimerase/dehydratase family protein, giving the protein MRILVSGVTGFLGGRVATALAASGHRVRGFVREPSRWTSRPSEAETAVGDATDAAAFRKAADGCDAIVHAAALVKVWVRDASQFDRVNVGGFSSALDASRATGAKLVYVSSFFALGPTDGTEFDEDTPRPALGPFNDYERTKLAADRLAREAAGAGLPVVRLYPGVIYGPGALTEGNHVVATLLQHARGKLPGMLGPGDRRWCFAFVEDVAHGVVAATERAAAGSAYVLGGDNRTLNDLFALFARETGIAPPRVKIPYGVASGIGRLQRLGATWFGIQPQLTEREVEIYRHEWAYRSERAIRELGYVARPLEDGVARTVAWLRETGALPRS; this is encoded by the coding sequence GTGAGAATCCTGGTTTCGGGGGTCACCGGCTTTCTGGGAGGGCGCGTCGCGACCGCGCTCGCGGCGTCCGGGCACCGGGTGCGTGGATTCGTGCGCGAGCCGTCGCGCTGGACGTCGCGACCGTCGGAGGCGGAGACCGCCGTCGGCGACGCGACCGATGCCGCCGCGTTCCGGAAGGCCGCGGACGGGTGCGACGCGATCGTGCACGCCGCGGCGCTGGTCAAGGTCTGGGTGCGGGATGCGTCGCAGTTCGATCGCGTGAACGTCGGAGGGTTCTCGAGCGCCCTCGACGCGTCGCGGGCCACCGGGGCGAAGCTCGTCTACGTGTCGTCGTTCTTCGCCCTCGGGCCCACGGACGGGACCGAGTTCGACGAGGACACGCCCCGCCCCGCGCTCGGCCCTTTCAACGACTACGAGCGCACCAAGCTCGCCGCGGACCGGCTCGCCCGCGAAGCGGCGGGGGCGGGGCTTCCCGTCGTCCGGCTCTATCCCGGCGTGATCTACGGCCCCGGGGCGCTGACCGAGGGGAACCACGTCGTCGCCACGCTCCTGCAGCACGCGCGCGGGAAGCTCCCGGGGATGCTCGGCCCCGGCGATCGTCGCTGGTGCTTCGCGTTCGTCGAGGACGTCGCCCACGGGGTGGTCGCGGCGACCGAGCGAGCCGCCGCCGGGTCGGCGTACGTCCTGGGCGGCGACAACCGGACGCTCAACGACCTGTTCGCGCTCTTCGCCCGGGAGACGGGGATCGCTCCCCCCAGGGTCAAGATTCCCTACGGCGTGGCGTCGGGGATCGGAAGGCTCCAGCGCCTCGGCGCGACGTGGTTCGGAATCCAGCCGCAGCTCACCGAGCGCGAAGTCGAGATCTACCGCCACGAATGGGCGTACCGTTCGGAGCGCGCGATCCGGGAGCTGGGGTATGTTGCGCGCCCGCTCGAGGACGGCGTGGCGCGCACGGTGGCGTGGCTGCGCGAGACCGGGGCGCTTCCGCGGAGCTGA
- the lptD gene encoding LPS assembly protein LptD, with the protein MARALRLVLALGAVLAAADVVRAQATALEPACPAAFARVTLEGGVDLCARSIRESADRSYEAEGDVTITVKENGTRVQADRIRVAGKNAVGEGNVLVVWQRNRIAGARLDYDLESGDGTIDDASGQFVPESNAGRAEFFFTARRVTKKGEDRVLLETAVISTCTQPTPYWSIAISHADVRLERYARMRNVRFRAKQLPLVYLPYFLWPVKSDRAAGLLFPDFGSTLNRGNVYRQSLFIPLGDSADLTLTGEYYTRAGFGGGGRFRAKPNPSGDLDVAGFYIDDQVSGEARWKWSYQQTQTFLNGFRMVADVNQISDFDFYNDYESSINLVSSPTILGRLEFSRNGAWTSINVRELRREQLFQECDGVVCVETSKVQQTFPEIEWRGRSRRLGRTPLYFTYEASVASIQQRSDRIDADYRRGDLFPTLSAPFSPFPWLDINPSVNIRMTHWTQSQTPPTDADDPIEVLDTGLSRFVAGGGIELVGPKLFRIIEKPGGKFSKRYKHTIEPRVTYAHQETFDRSAEILVYDEVDRLIGALDQVSYGVRSRLFAQRPRSRPPAPVDEGERILVPDVSGGPVREASDTAAPPSESAQALQPATEPPPPQEPVEIASVEISQTRSFLNDLSFADLDRDGSNESVSRRSPVALSGRLNPLPNVSLDLRTSYDILYDRLRSLSLSGAYRSDAFRGSFTLTSTPGLAVGAADSTQMRLATGATLWDGRVRFDVEGTFNPDAPAGETKIPEQVWRLEYYLQCCGFLAEYLKRDFTGAERRDFRFTIDLRGIGKLIDWRGTQQ; encoded by the coding sequence ATGGCCCGGGCGCTCCGGCTGGTCCTGGCGCTCGGCGCGGTCCTCGCCGCGGCCGACGTCGTGCGGGCGCAGGCCACGGCGCTCGAACCTGCGTGTCCCGCGGCGTTCGCCCGGGTCACCCTCGAAGGAGGGGTCGACCTCTGCGCGCGCTCGATCCGGGAAAGCGCCGACCGGAGCTACGAGGCCGAAGGGGACGTCACGATCACCGTGAAGGAGAACGGAACGCGGGTCCAGGCCGATCGCATCCGCGTCGCGGGGAAGAACGCGGTCGGCGAGGGGAACGTCCTCGTGGTGTGGCAGCGCAACCGGATCGCCGGCGCCCGCCTCGACTACGACCTCGAGTCCGGAGACGGCACGATCGACGACGCGAGCGGCCAGTTCGTTCCCGAGTCGAACGCCGGGCGCGCCGAGTTCTTCTTCACCGCGCGCCGGGTGACCAAGAAAGGGGAAGACCGCGTCCTGCTCGAGACGGCGGTGATCTCGACCTGCACGCAGCCGACCCCCTACTGGTCGATCGCGATCTCCCACGCCGACGTCCGGCTCGAGCGCTACGCGCGGATGCGCAACGTCCGGTTCCGCGCCAAGCAACTCCCGCTCGTCTACCTCCCGTATTTCCTCTGGCCCGTGAAGAGCGATCGCGCCGCGGGGTTGCTGTTCCCGGACTTCGGATCGACGCTCAATCGGGGAAACGTCTACCGCCAGTCGCTGTTCATCCCGTTGGGCGACAGCGCCGACCTGACGCTCACGGGCGAGTACTACACCCGGGCCGGGTTCGGAGGGGGCGGGAGGTTCCGCGCGAAGCCGAACCCCTCCGGGGACCTCGACGTCGCCGGGTTCTACATCGACGACCAGGTCTCCGGCGAGGCGCGGTGGAAGTGGAGCTACCAGCAGACGCAGACCTTCCTCAACGGCTTCCGCATGGTCGCGGACGTCAACCAGATCAGCGACTTCGACTTCTACAACGACTACGAGAGCTCGATCAACCTCGTGTCGTCGCCGACGATCCTGGGGCGCCTGGAGTTCTCCCGCAACGGCGCGTGGACCAGCATCAACGTGCGCGAGCTGCGCCGCGAGCAGCTGTTCCAGGAGTGCGACGGGGTCGTCTGCGTCGAGACGAGCAAGGTCCAGCAGACGTTCCCGGAGATCGAATGGCGCGGCAGGAGCCGAAGGCTCGGGCGGACGCCGCTCTATTTCACCTACGAGGCCTCGGTCGCGAGCATCCAGCAGCGATCGGACCGGATCGACGCCGACTACCGTCGCGGCGACCTGTTCCCGACCCTCTCGGCCCCTTTCTCGCCTTTTCCCTGGCTCGACATCAACCCGAGCGTCAACATCCGCATGACGCACTGGACGCAGAGCCAGACGCCGCCGACCGACGCCGACGATCCGATCGAGGTCCTCGACACCGGCCTGTCGCGATTCGTCGCGGGGGGCGGCATCGAGCTCGTCGGGCCGAAGCTGTTCCGCATCATCGAAAAGCCGGGCGGGAAGTTCTCCAAACGCTACAAACACACCATCGAGCCGCGGGTCACGTACGCGCACCAGGAGACCTTCGATCGCTCCGCCGAGATCCTCGTCTACGACGAGGTCGATCGTCTCATCGGGGCGTTGGACCAGGTGAGCTACGGCGTGCGCTCGCGCCTGTTCGCGCAGCGCCCCCGCTCCCGTCCGCCGGCCCCGGTGGACGAAGGCGAGCGCATCCTCGTTCCGGACGTCTCCGGGGGCCCCGTGCGGGAGGCCAGCGATACCGCCGCGCCCCCCTCCGAATCCGCGCAGGCGCTCCAGCCGGCGACCGAGCCTCCGCCGCCGCAGGAGCCGGTCGAGATCGCCAGCGTGGAGATCTCGCAAACCCGGTCGTTCCTCAACGACCTGAGCTTCGCCGACCTCGATCGCGACGGCTCCAACGAGTCGGTGTCGCGTCGCTCGCCGGTTGCGCTCAGCGGCCGGCTGAACCCGCTCCCCAACGTGAGTCTCGACCTTCGCACCTCGTACGACATCCTCTACGACCGCCTCCGGAGCCTCTCCTTGTCCGGCGCGTACCGGAGCGACGCGTTCCGGGGTTCGTTCACGCTGACGAGCACCCCCGGCCTCGCGGTGGGTGCCGCCGATTCGACGCAGATGCGCCTGGCGACCGGGGCGACGCTCTGGGACGGCCGCGTGCGATTCGACGTGGAGGGGACCTTCAACCCGGACGCTCCAGCCGGGGAGACGAAGATCCCCGAGCAGGTGTGGCGCCTCGAGTACTACCTGCAGTGCTGCGGCTTCCTGGCCGAGTACCTGAAGCGCGACTTCACGGGTGCGGAGCGACGCGATTTCCGTTTCACGATCGACCTGCGCGGCATCGGCAAGCTGATCGACTGGCGGGGGACGCAACAGTGA
- a CDS encoding DUF92 domain-containing protein translates to MSGSRTELVRKAVHVAMGGFALLLRWLTPGQAMLCALVALTFNLFLLHRLTKRALLREGERDRGYSLGIALYPAAVLALLVVFRDRLELAAAVWALIAFGDGMAAVAGTILRGPKLPWNPGKSWAGFVAFVLWGGATSAWLLRWVQHGALDGAAGRPVTWIGASFLDAAQPHWDPILLLGGCFAAALAAGVAESLRTGIDDNILVPVVGGATLLAATFVEPQALVDAWPTMSRDLLVGAGVNAVLAVAAFAARGVGTSGAIVGWMLGTLLYGFSGWRGFLMLFTFFVLGTACTKLGYARKAALGIAQEKGGRRSAKHALANTTAGLAFAFLAVATGRPEGFLLALVAAFATKASDTVASEIGQAYGKRHFLVTTLERVKAGTDGAVSLEGTLAGIAGSLVVGAVAWATGLIDGPGVGIVAVAAFVGTTLESFLGATFEKVKLIDNEIVNFTNTVVGGLVALALAGLAG, encoded by the coding sequence GTGTCGGGATCGAGGACGGAGCTCGTCCGCAAGGCCGTTCACGTCGCGATGGGCGGCTTCGCCCTGCTGCTGCGCTGGCTCACGCCCGGTCAGGCGATGCTCTGCGCGCTCGTCGCGCTGACGTTCAACCTGTTCCTGCTCCATCGCCTGACGAAACGCGCGCTCCTGCGCGAGGGAGAGCGCGACCGCGGGTACTCCCTCGGCATCGCCCTGTACCCCGCCGCCGTGCTCGCGTTGCTCGTCGTGTTCCGCGACAGGCTCGAGCTCGCCGCCGCCGTCTGGGCGCTCATCGCCTTCGGCGACGGGATGGCGGCGGTCGCCGGGACGATCCTGCGAGGGCCGAAACTGCCCTGGAACCCCGGCAAGTCCTGGGCGGGGTTCGTCGCCTTCGTTCTCTGGGGCGGCGCGACCTCGGCGTGGCTTCTGCGATGGGTCCAGCACGGCGCCCTCGACGGCGCCGCCGGCCGGCCCGTCACGTGGATCGGCGCGTCGTTCCTCGACGCGGCGCAGCCGCACTGGGATCCGATCCTGCTGCTGGGCGGGTGTTTCGCCGCGGCGCTCGCGGCGGGGGTCGCGGAGTCGCTGCGCACCGGGATCGACGACAACATCCTGGTCCCCGTCGTGGGCGGGGCGACGCTTCTGGCCGCGACCTTCGTCGAGCCGCAGGCCCTCGTCGACGCGTGGCCCACGATGTCGCGCGACCTGCTCGTCGGCGCCGGCGTCAACGCCGTCCTCGCGGTCGCGGCTTTCGCCGCGCGCGGGGTCGGCACCTCCGGAGCGATCGTGGGGTGGATGCTCGGCACGCTCCTCTACGGCTTCTCGGGCTGGCGCGGCTTCCTGATGCTCTTCACGTTCTTCGTGCTCGGGACCGCCTGCACGAAGCTCGGCTACGCCAGGAAAGCGGCGCTCGGGATTGCCCAGGAGAAAGGCGGCCGGCGCAGCGCCAAACACGCCCTCGCGAACACGACGGCGGGTCTCGCGTTCGCGTTCCTCGCCGTCGCGACGGGCCGGCCCGAGGGATTCCTCCTCGCCCTCGTCGCCGCCTTCGCGACGAAGGCCTCGGACACCGTCGCCTCCGAGATCGGGCAGGCGTACGGGAAGCGGCATTTCCTCGTGACGACCCTCGAGCGGGTGAAGGCGGGGACCGACGGCGCCGTCTCGCTCGAGGGGACGCTCGCCGGCATCGCCGGCTCGCTCGTCGTGGGAGCGGTCGCGTGGGCGACCGGGCTCATCGACGGGCCCGGGGTCGGGATCGTCGCGGTGGCGGCGTTCGTGGGCACGACGCTCGAGTCGTTCCTCGGCGCCACCTTCGAGAAGGTCAAGTTGATCGACAACGAGATCGTCAACTTCACCAACACCGTGGTCGGCGGTCTCGTGGCGCTGGCGCTGGCGGGGCTGGCCGGTTAG
- the clpB gene encoding ATP-dependent chaperone ClpB, which produces MRADRFTLKAQEALQEAQASAAGSGHAEVRPLHLLVAVARQKEGIVGPILEKLGADPRAVASAAEERLESLPRVQGQPDTHVSRALAEVLTTAEAAAKEFGDEYLSTEHLLLAMVRGTGEAAEILKKLGATPDNVLHALRAVRGSSRVTDQNPEDKYQALRKYARNLTDLARRGKIDPVIGRDDEIRRTLQILGRRTKNNPVLVGDPGVGKTAIVEGIAKRIADGDVAESLRDKDVVALDLGALIAGSKYRGEFEDRLKAVLKEIQDADGRVILFIDELHTLVGAGAAEGAVDAANLLKPALARGELRCIGATTLNEYRKHIEKDAALERRFQPVMVGEPSVEDTISILRGLRERYETHHSVKIQDAALVAAATLSHRYIADRFLPDKAIDLVDEAAARLKMEIESVPTEVDEVQRQVTRLEIERQALKRETDAPSAERRDRLEGELADLQERLKGLKARWSSEKEAIGRIGALKKKIEETRIEAERAEKESVLDRAAELRYGIVPKLEHELADENAKLADLQRDGAMLKEEVGEEDIAAVVSKWTGIPVARMLEGEATKLVHLEDELHRRVVGQDEAVAAVSTAVRRARAGLKDPDRPIGSFLFLGPTGVGKTELARALAANLFDDEKAMIRLDMSEYQERHTVARMIGAPPGYVGHDEGGQLTEAVRRRPYTVVLLDEIEKAHAEVFNVLLQVLDDGRLTDGKGRTVDFRNTIVIMTSNLGSDLILERTGERPNLLKAELEGMLRRSFRPEFLNRIDDVIVFGSLTPDDLLKIVDLQLERLRAILAPRRIELEVTPQAKQRLAEAGYDPAYGARPLKRTIQKMIQDPLALKLLEGSIAQGNVVVAESNGQGITLTAGGVTVQ; this is translated from the coding sequence ATGCGAGCCGATCGGTTCACCCTGAAAGCCCAGGAAGCCCTGCAGGAGGCGCAGGCTTCCGCGGCCGGCTCCGGCCACGCCGAAGTCCGCCCGCTCCATCTCCTCGTCGCCGTCGCCCGCCAGAAGGAAGGAATCGTCGGCCCGATCCTGGAGAAGCTCGGGGCCGACCCGCGAGCCGTCGCCTCGGCGGCGGAGGAACGGCTCGAGTCCCTCCCCCGCGTGCAGGGACAGCCCGACACGCACGTCTCCCGGGCGCTCGCGGAGGTCCTGACGACCGCCGAGGCCGCCGCCAAGGAGTTCGGCGACGAGTACCTCTCGACCGAGCACCTCCTCCTCGCCATGGTCCGCGGAACCGGCGAGGCGGCCGAGATCCTGAAGAAGCTCGGGGCGACCCCCGACAACGTGCTGCACGCCCTGCGCGCCGTGCGCGGGTCGAGCCGCGTCACCGACCAGAACCCCGAGGACAAGTACCAGGCGCTTCGGAAGTACGCGCGCAACCTGACCGATCTGGCGAGGCGCGGGAAGATCGACCCCGTGATCGGCCGCGACGACGAGATCCGCCGCACGCTGCAGATCCTCGGCCGGCGAACGAAGAACAATCCGGTGCTCGTGGGCGACCCGGGCGTCGGGAAAACCGCGATCGTCGAGGGGATCGCCAAGCGCATCGCCGACGGCGACGTCGCGGAGTCGTTGCGCGACAAGGACGTCGTCGCCCTCGACCTCGGGGCCCTGATCGCGGGCTCGAAGTACCGCGGCGAGTTCGAGGACCGGCTCAAGGCCGTGCTCAAGGAAATCCAGGACGCCGACGGGCGCGTGATCCTCTTCATCGACGAGCTGCACACCCTCGTCGGGGCCGGCGCCGCCGAAGGGGCGGTCGACGCGGCGAACCTCCTGAAGCCCGCGCTCGCGCGCGGCGAGCTGCGCTGCATCGGCGCGACGACCCTCAACGAATACCGCAAGCACATCGAGAAGGACGCGGCGCTCGAGCGACGGTTCCAGCCGGTGATGGTGGGCGAGCCCTCCGTCGAGGACACGATCTCCATCCTCCGGGGACTGCGCGAGCGGTACGAGACCCACCACTCCGTGAAGATCCAGGACGCGGCGCTCGTCGCGGCGGCGACCCTGTCGCACCGCTACATCGCCGACCGGTTCCTCCCCGACAAGGCCATCGACCTCGTGGACGAGGCGGCGGCGCGCCTGAAGATGGAGATCGAGTCGGTCCCGACCGAGGTGGACGAGGTCCAGCGCCAGGTCACCCGCCTCGAGATCGAGCGGCAGGCGTTGAAGCGAGAGACCGACGCCCCTTCGGCGGAGCGCCGCGACAGGCTCGAGGGCGAGCTCGCCGACCTCCAGGAGCGGCTGAAGGGGCTGAAGGCCCGCTGGTCGTCCGAGAAGGAGGCGATCGGCCGGATCGGCGCGCTGAAGAAGAAGATCGAGGAGACGCGGATCGAGGCCGAACGCGCGGAGAAGGAGTCCGTACTCGACCGCGCGGCGGAGCTGCGTTACGGGATCGTCCCGAAACTCGAGCACGAGCTCGCGGACGAGAATGCGAAGCTCGCCGACCTCCAGCGGGACGGCGCGATGCTCAAGGAAGAGGTCGGGGAGGAAGACATCGCCGCGGTCGTGTCGAAATGGACCGGGATTCCGGTGGCGAGGATGCTCGAGGGGGAGGCGACGAAACTCGTCCACCTCGAGGACGAGCTGCACCGCCGGGTCGTCGGCCAGGACGAGGCGGTCGCCGCGGTCTCAACCGCCGTCCGCCGGGCGCGGGCGGGCCTCAAGGACCCCGATCGGCCGATCGGCTCGTTCCTGTTCCTCGGACCGACGGGGGTCGGAAAGACCGAGCTGGCCCGGGCGCTCGCGGCGAACCTGTTCGACGACGAGAAGGCGATGATCCGCCTGGACATGAGCGAGTACCAGGAGCGCCACACGGTCGCTCGGATGATCGGGGCCCCTCCCGGGTACGTCGGCCACGACGAAGGGGGCCAGCTCACCGAGGCGGTCCGGCGCAGGCCGTACACGGTGGTCCTGCTCGACGAGATCGAGAAGGCGCACGCCGAGGTCTTCAACGTGCTGCTGCAGGTCCTCGACGACGGGCGGCTCACCGACGGGAAGGGGCGCACGGTCGACTTCCGCAACACGATCGTGATCATGACCTCGAACCTCGGGTCGGACCTGATCCTCGAGCGCACCGGGGAGCGGCCGAACCTGCTCAAGGCCGAGCTCGAGGGGATGCTGCGCCGTTCCTTCCGGCCCGAGTTCCTGAACCGGATCGACGACGTGATCGTCTTCGGGTCGCTGACCCCGGACGACCTCCTGAAGATCGTCGACCTGCAGCTCGAGCGGCTGCGGGCGATCCTCGCCCCGCGCCGGATCGAGCTGGAGGTGACTCCGCAGGCCAAGCAGCGCCTGGCGGAGGCCGGTTACGACCCCGCCTACGGGGCGCGGCCGCTAAAGCGGACGATCCAGAAAATGATCCAGGACCCCCTGGCCCTGAAGCTCCTCGAAGGGTCGATCGCGCAGGGAAACGTCGTCGTCGCGGAGTCGAACGGCCAAGGGATCACCCTGACGGCTGGCGGCGTGACCGTACAATAA
- a CDS encoding Hsp20/alpha crystallin family protein, whose amino-acid sequence MAIQRWDPVRDLVQLQERFNRLFDDVLARSGAVREAESAARTGWRPSTDVFEEPARYVVRVDLPGVPPSDVEIEVEETALHVRGERRMDLGVPRDAYLRSERPQGGFGVSLQIPASVDRARIEAAHRDGVLEIVLPKRKDEGPARVKVDVK is encoded by the coding sequence ATGGCGATCCAGCGCTGGGATCCGGTCCGGGATCTGGTTCAGCTCCAGGAGCGGTTCAACCGCCTGTTCGACGACGTGCTCGCGCGTTCGGGAGCGGTGCGCGAGGCGGAGTCGGCGGCGCGCACCGGCTGGAGGCCGTCGACCGACGTGTTCGAGGAGCCCGCGCGGTACGTCGTGCGCGTCGACCTCCCGGGCGTCCCTCCGTCGGACGTCGAGATCGAGGTCGAGGAGACCGCACTGCACGTCCGCGGGGAGCGCCGGATGGACCTCGGGGTCCCGCGCGACGCGTACCTGCGCTCCGAACGGCCGCAGGGAGGGTTCGGCGTCAGCCTGCAGATCCCGGCGTCGGTCGATCGTGCGAGGATCGAGGCGGCCCACCGGGACGGGGTCCTGGAGATCGTCCTTCCCAAGCGGAAGGACGAGGGGCCGGCGCGGGTGAAGGTCGACGTCAAGTGA
- a CDS encoding GNAT family N-acetyltransferase: MPTLNVARSDQIEAVYEESHALWGAGLDFTGYHGLWEDLRRTAWGRDHLRFLVWTEGDGPILSSMKLYRPRVRLRGRTRRACAIGAVFTPRARRRRGHAAAMLMRVLEEAAAAGDGPAMLFSDIGTGYYASLGFRELPAEEAHGTLARAPRGLVGWSLRPMLPEDLPAVAEAHDAWCATRPIAVLRDLAHWRFLLERARSYFARFDGSDLSRRYRVATRDGRFAGYVVAVEGEGEWELREAGAVDADPDTLAQLLRVAAAEARARGLRRVFGWIPRSQAALVPEWGLRQVARMRAVPMLRALDATSPTADLLDAEAAFLPYLDQF, from the coding sequence GTGCCGACCCTCAACGTCGCCCGCTCCGACCAGATCGAAGCCGTCTATGAAGAGTCGCACGCGCTGTGGGGCGCGGGTCTCGACTTCACCGGTTATCACGGCCTTTGGGAGGACCTGCGGCGCACCGCTTGGGGCCGGGACCACCTCCGGTTCCTCGTCTGGACGGAAGGGGACGGTCCCATCCTGTCGAGCATGAAGTTGTACCGCCCGCGCGTGCGCCTGCGGGGGCGGACCCGTCGGGCCTGTGCGATCGGTGCCGTCTTCACCCCCCGGGCGCGTCGCCGCCGGGGGCACGCGGCCGCGATGCTGATGCGTGTCCTCGAGGAGGCCGCCGCCGCGGGCGACGGACCGGCGATGCTCTTCTCGGACATCGGAACCGGCTATTACGCCTCGCTCGGTTTCCGGGAGCTCCCCGCCGAGGAGGCGCACGGCACCCTCGCCCGCGCCCCGAGGGGACTGGTCGGCTGGTCGCTCAGGCCCATGCTGCCGGAGGACCTTCCCGCAGTGGCGGAGGCGCACGACGCGTGGTGCGCCACGCGGCCGATCGCGGTCCTGCGCGATCTCGCGCACTGGCGGTTCCTGCTGGAACGCGCGCGCTCGTACTTCGCGCGGTTCGACGGTTCGGACCTCAGCCGCCGGTACCGCGTGGCGACACGGGACGGACGTTTCGCGGGGTACGTCGTGGCCGTCGAGGGCGAGGGGGAGTGGGAACTCCGGGAGGCGGGTGCGGTGGACGCGGATCCGGACACCCTCGCCCAGCTGCTGCGCGTTGCCGCGGCCGAAGCGCGCGCGCGCGGGCTGCGCAGGGTCTTCGGCTGGATCCCCCGCTCCCAGGCGGCCCTCGTTCCCGAATGGGGGCTGCGCCAGGTCGCGAGGATGCGCGCCGTCCCGATGCTCCGGGCGCTGGACGCGACCTCCCCGACCGCGGACCTGCTCGATGCCGAGGCCGCGTTCCTCCCGTATCTGGACCAGTTCTGA